In Lycium ferocissimum isolate CSIRO_LF1 chromosome 11, AGI_CSIRO_Lferr_CH_V1, whole genome shotgun sequence, a single genomic region encodes these proteins:
- the LOC132037644 gene encoding IQ domain-containing protein IQM4-like — protein MMTVMRQNSFRGTESETIIQSNGVDKKNSIIGRNCEPLKLTLETTLSFKNLVQDSGKAKSPFPDPAIMFSPRPVCELDAAAVKLQKVYKSYRTRRNLADCAVVVEELWWKALDFAALKRSSVSFFNVEKPETAVSRWARARTRAAKVGKGLSKDEKAQKLALQHWLEAIDPRHRYGHNLHFYYDLWFESESSQPFFYWLDVGDGKEINLEKCPRTKLHYQCIKYLGPKERESHEVVIENGKLVYKQSGGFVQSVEGSKSIFVLSTTRTLYVGQKQKGKFQHSSFLSGGAITAAGRLVAHAGILEAIWPYSGHYHPTAEHFREFISFLEERNVGLTNVKRCAVDDDYLSFNASNEGSNSQPSVDAKESKQRSTSNVGDSTEKSIKTSRHQDKRPEDIIIDKKAPAFSLAKHLSSKWTTGTGPRIGCVRDYPTELQFRALEQVNLSPRVANGGFNYSGPIPSPRPSPNIRLSPRIAHMGLPSPRTPISATNSATFGTN, from the exons ATGATGACAGTGATGAGACAAAACAGTTTCAGAGGAACAGAGTCAGAAACCATAATCCAATCAAATGGGGTTGATAAGAAGAATTCGATAATTGGAAGAAATTGTGAGCCCCTGAAACTTACGCTAGAGACCACACTATCATTCAAAAATCTAGTTCAAGATTCAGGGAAGGCAAAATCACCCTTTCCTGATCCTGCAATTATGTTTTCACCACGACCTGTTTGCGAGCTCGATGCTGCAGCTGTCAAGCTTCAAAAAGTATACAAGAGTTATAGGACTAGAAGAAATCTGGCTGATTGTGCTGTTGTGGTCGAAGAATTATG GTGGAAGGCATTAGATTTTGCAGCTCTGAAGAGAAGTTCTGTTTCATTTTTCAATGTTGAAAAGCCGGAAACTGCTGTTTCTCGATGGGCCCGAGCACGTACAAGAGCTGCCAAAGTTGGAAAAGGATTGTCTAAAGATGAGAAAGCTCAAAAATTGGCTCTGCAACATTGGCTAGAAGCT ATTGATCCACGACATCGGTATGGACACAACTTGCACTTCTACTATGATTTGTGGTTTGAGAGTGAAAGCTCTCAACCTTTCTTCTACTG GTTGGACGTTGGAGATGGGAAAGAAATAAATCTTGAGAAATGTCCTAGGACAAAATTGCACTATCAATGCATCAAATATCTCGGACCA AAGGAGCGCGAATCACATGAAGTAGTTATTGAGAACGGGAAGCTTGTATATAAACAAAGTGGTGGTTTCGTTCAGTCAGTAGAGGGTTCAAAGTCGATCTTTGTTCTTAGCACAACAAGAACATTGTATGTAGGACAGAAGCAAAAGGGCAAATTTCAACATTCAAGTTTTCTATCAGGCGGTGCAATCACAGCAGCTGGAAGACTGGTTGCTCATGCTGGAATTTTGGAG GCTATTTGGCCATACAGTGGTCATTATCACCCAACGGCGGAGCACTTCAGGGAGTTCATTAGCTTTCTTGAAGAGCGCAATGTTGGCCTTACAAATGTTAAG AGATGTGCAGTTGATGATGACTATCTTTCATTTAACGCTAGCAACGAGGGCTCAAACAGCCAACCATCTGTGGATGCAAAAGAATCCAAACAAAGAAGCACGTCTAATGTGGGCGATTCAACTGAGAAATCCATCAAAACTAGTCGTCACCAAGACAAGAGACCGGAGGACATCATCATCGATAAGAAAGCACCAGCATTTAGCTTGGCTAAACATTTGTCTAGCAAATGGACAACTGGAACTGGACCTCGCATTGGTTGTGTTAGGGATTACCCTACAGAATTACAATTTCGAGCACTTGAACAAGTTAATTTGTCGCCTCGGGTGGCCAATGGAGGCTTCAATTACTCTGGTCCGATCCCTTCACCAAGGCCAAGTCCAAACATTAGGCTATCTCCTAGAATTGCACATATGGGACTACCTAGTCCTCGAACACCTATTTCTGCCACTAACTCAGCAACTTTCGGAACAAATTAA